The window AGGCCCAGAGAAATCAGGAGGACACTGACACTTGCTACGAGCCATCGCTTAAAGCCATCGGGCATTACATGACTCGTTGCAGCACTCATTCTCGGTTAACACCCATCCTCACCAATCCGCTTAGCTGCATGCCGCAGCCTATCACGGCGTCAAGCTCTCTCAGCCTCCAGCAATCGCCGCTTCCTCTCCACGCCCCACCGATATCCAGTCAACGCTCCACCCTTGCCCACCACCCGATGACACGGCACCGCAATCGCAATCGGATTTGCCCCACACGCTCCCGCAACCGCCCGCGAAGCCGTTGGCGCACCCAACTGCAGCGCCACGTCCGAATAGCTTCGCGTCTCTCCTCGCGGAATCGCCTGCAGCGCCTTCCAAACCCGCTGCTGAAACGCTGTCGCCCGCACGTCCATCGGGAACGTAGCCGCCAGCGGATGCTCTCCAAGCTGGCTCGTCACAAACGCAACCGCGTCCGCAAGCCAGCCCGTATTTCCCTTGGACACCACCAGCTGCGCCTTAGAAAACTGCTCCCGCAGCCTTGTAACTAACTCTTTATCATCCTTGCCAAATGCAATCGAGCAGATCCCTCTCTCTGTCATCGCAACCAGCATCCTTCCCAGCGGGCTCGGTGCGGTGCAATAACGGATCAACAGTCCAGCCCCGCCCTCCCGCATCACTCTCGGTGTCATCCCCAACGAAGCGGCACTTTTCTCATACAACCTGCTACTCGACCCAAACCCTGCCTCATAAATCGCATCGGTAATCGGTGCTTTCACTTTCTTCGGATCTCGCACTTTGGTCTTAAAGCGCTCCAGCCGCGCCTCCTTCGCATACTGGCCTGGGCTTACCCCCAGCACCCGTTTAAACCCACGTAGAATCGTCAGCCGACCAACGCCAGTGGCCTTGGCTACATCAGCCAGCCGAGTTCTCTCCTCCGCATGATCTTTCAAGTATTCTGTGACGGCTGCGATGGCCCCTGCCTGCGGATCTGCCTTGGCCTCAGTCCTCTCCGGCTCACAGCGCTTGCAAGCTCTGTATCCGGCAGCCTCAGCCAGCGCCGGGGTAGGGAAGAACGTCACATTCTTTCGCGATGGGCGCCGACTCGCGCAGCTCGGTTTGCAATAAACTTTCGTCGACTTCACGGCATAGACAAACTGCCCATCTGCTTTGGTGTCTCGTCCCAGGACCTGCTGCCACTGTTTTCCAGGAAAATAGCTGGGCACCGCCCCGCCCGCACTCGTCTTCACTGTATCTGTCATCGTCATTCCAGTATCCTCCCATCGCCCGTATTTCGGCGCACTCCGATTCGTTCACTCAAACTTCAAGCAGAATTTACCTCGCATCTTTCTCCCAAACTCATTTGCGAGCTAAACTGAGCCGATGCGGAGCCCCATTGCGATCCTTACTCTCTCAACGTTGAGTTTTTGTCTTGCCTCTATCGCAATAGCCCAAACTCAAACCGAGCCACCATCGACGCAACACCCCATCCTCACCGTTGCCGGCAAAGGAATCCAAATCTACATCTGTCAGCAAGGTCCCTCCGGACCGGAGTGGGTGTTTCAGGCTCCTGAAGCAAACCTCATCGATGCCTCCGGCAATCCTGCTGGCACACACAGCGCTGGTCCCGCCTGGAACTCGAAAGATGGCAGCTCCGTCAAAGGCGTTGTACTTGTGAAAGCCGCCTCATCGGATCCCAACTCCATCCCTTGGCTCCTCCTGAGGGCGTCAGGCGCTTCTGGAACTGGCATCATGACCAAAGTTGAGTTCATCCGCCGCTCCGACACTCACGGGGGGGTAGCTCCTGCCAGCGGTTGCGATGCTCAGCACGTCAATACCAGCGCTCGCGTTCCCTACACGGCAACCTACACCTTTTACTCCACGAAGCCCTGAATCGCGCCAGCCGAACTCCTGTTCGCGGATGTCACTACGGCTGCCTGCGGTACGGTTCCTGGCAGACTCGGAACCGTTGTCCCATCTTCCAGTACCTCATAGCTGTCGACATAGAAGTTCGTCAAAACCGCATTCCCGAACGAAGTTGTTAACGCAACGTCTGCCGCATCTCGCCCCGTCGCCATCAGTATGCGACCAATACGCGGTTCATTATGTCGTGCATCCATCGTCATCCAGCGCCCGTCGAGAAACACCTCATACCAGGCGCTGAAGTCGCCTGCACCACTGTATGGAGCGCGAATATCTCCCAGATAGCCAGTTACATACCGCGCCGGAATATTCTGACACCGCGACAACGTGATCGCGAGATGCTGATAGTCCCGGCACACTCCAACTCGCTCCGCAAAGACGTCCAATGCCGTCTTAGTGGATCTTGCTGTCATGTAGTTGAACGTTACCTTCTGATGCACCCAATCCCGAATCGCCGAAGCCTTCGTCCAGCCCGGCGTCATGTGGCCAAACAGATCCTGCGAGATCGGTCCGAAGTGGTCCACCTCGCAATACCGGCTCGCTAGCAAAAATTGAAGCACCTCCGACGGCAACTTCTCCACAGGAGCCTGCTGCGCATGCGCGTTGATAGGATCCGGTGTCACCTCCATCTCAACGACGCTGTTTCCGCTCAGCCGAACAGCCCCGAAGGGAGCCATAAACCGGGTACAGCGATTTCCAAACACGTCGTAGTACTCGGACACCGGAATGTCGGTCTTCGTTTCGCAATCGATGCGTTCGACCTTCAGATCATTGCCTGCCTTCACCTGAGAATCAAGTGACGGGTGTAGATGCAGCATCGCCATCATCGGCGTGGGCATGGAGAGATTAAATTGAATATCGTATTCAGACTTAACAAGCATCGAAACCCTCTTCTTTATTGGGGTTGGTACTAAATAAGATGCAATTAAGCTGTAGCTAGCAGTCTAACCCCGATTTTTGGGTAGCGGCCGACAATAAAGATGGGCAGACCCGAAGGTCTGCCCATCTCCCGATTCAATTGAAAAGAATTACTTGGACGCGCTCTGCTTAACTCCGGCCTGCTCCGCGAGAGCAGCAGCCTTGTCGGTCTTCTCCCACGTAAAACCATCTCCCTTGCGACCAAAGTGGCCATACGCCGCCGTTGCTTTGAAGATCGGCTTGCGCAGATCGAGACCCTCAATGATGCCCTTTGGCGTCAGCGAGAAGTTCTTTCTTACCAGGTCCTCAAGCTTGGACTCGTCTACCTTGCCCGTTCCAAAGGTATCTACCAGCACGCTCACAGGCTCGGCAACACCAATCGCGTAGGCCAACTGGACCTCGCAACGGTCCGCCAAGCCAGCCGCGACGATGTTCTTCGCCACATACCGCGCCATGTAGGCCGCCGAGCGGTCCACCTTGGTCGCATCCTTGCCGCTGAACGCTCCGCCGCCATGCCGGCCCATGCCGCCATACGTATCGACGATGATCTTCCGACCCGTCAAACCCGTATCGCCCATCGGTCCGCCGACCACAAATCGTCCCGTAGGATTGATATGGTATTTCGTGTCATGATCCAGCAGTTCCGCCGGAATTACAGCCTGAATGACGTTCTTCAGGATGTCGGCACGCAACTCATCATTTCCGACATTCTCGGCGTGCTGGGTCGAAATCACGACCGCATCCACCCGCTTAGGCTTGTGATTTGCGTCGTACTCTACGGTCACCTGGCTCTTGCCATCAGGCCGTAGGTACGCCATTAGTCCATTCTTGCGAACCTCGCTCAGCTTGTGCGCCAGTTTGTGCGCCAGCGAGATCGGTGTCGGCATCAACTCTGGCGTCTCGTTCGTCGCGTAGCCAAACATCATGCCCTGGTCGCCCGCTCCGCCCGTGTCCACGCCCATGGCGATATCCCCGGACTGTTTATTGATGGTCGAGATCACCGCGCACGTATTCGAATCGAACCCATACAGCGCATTGTCATACCCGATCGCTGCAACGGTCCCGCGCACAAGGCTCTGGAAGTCCACGTAGGCCTTCGTCGTAATCTCCCCGGCGATGACCACAAGGCCAGTGCAGGTCAGCGTCTCGCACGCCACGCGGCTATAAGGGTCCTGCGCCAGGCAGGCATCCAGAATGGCATCGGAGATCTGATCGGCAATCTTGTCGGGGTGCCCTTCGGTTACAGATTCACTGGTAAACAGAAAACGGTCGCGTGTCGCCAAAAGATATCCTCCAAAGCATTCTGACAGGTGGAGCCTGTCCTGCTAAATAGCTTCTCCATTTTACGCAGGATGTCATCCCGTTGCCAAAGTTCGGCAGCCATCCGAGTCACTCGGCTTCCGAAACGCTGAATCTTGCAGCGAACGGCAACGCCTTGAATTGGTGTCTCCGGCAATCCTTTATTCCGAGCCCAAGGCCTTAATCCTCCATAAACTTATGAAAATAAAGTGCTGGAAGACGCTTCGTTGTGATTGTTTCCTTTGTTGAAGGTTCAACATCCTTGATACGAACGAGATCCTTGGCTTCTATGGAAGCAAATGACCGTGCAAGGCGAACTTCCAGACCACCCAGCCTAGAACGCCCAGAGAGGTAAGCATTCCTGCGACGCCCATCCACCGCATCCCAGACTTAGACTCGCTGCCACCCCTGTTCCTCCGCACATTTTCTGCAAATTCGGTCCAGTCAGCCACTTCTGGGCCGGTCGCGCCGCTCTCTTGTAAACTTTTCTCAAAGCGCTCTATCCAGGGACCCTCCTCCAGGTCTAAAGCGGCGAGATAACTCCGGACGATTCCCTTTCGAAACACGCCCCCGGGCAGCGCACCATACTCGCCCGCTTCTAGCGCAAGGAGATGACGAGACGAAACCTTCGTCTCCTCGCAGATCCTCTCAATAGAGACCTGACGCCGTTCTCGCTCCCATCGCAGTTCGTCGCAGAATCGTTCCATTGGCTCCGGTCACCCATCGGCACGGACCAACAGTCCGCTGCACGCCAGCTTGAATCGAAGGATAGAACGTCTGAATTATCAAAGTCAAAGCCACTTTTGGGTAATGTCTCTGTACCCAGATAGGAACCAGATTGATTACGCATGGGGCAGGGAAGGATTGCCCAAAGGTCTCGTCGAATCTTCCCAAAGACGTCCGTTATACTTTCGTAGGAGATCGCTCCACAATACGGACGGGCCTCCCAAACGCTGACTCTCGCGGATTCTCGTCGTGAGATATTGCTTGAGAAATAACTGACTACTCTGTCTAGCACCATACGTAACGTCAACCGGTAGTTGAACTGGTTCCATCTGTAGCAAAGACAACGAATGCGCCTTCCTTTTCCGGAAAAACTTCCGCTAGTACCAGTCTTTTATTTTGCGGTAATCCTCTGCGCCATCCAGCAGCTTCAGGGAACCAACTCCACTTTCTCTCTCTTATCCTTCTTCTACATCCTCGCCGCAGCCATAGCCTTCAACATTGCGGGCGGCTTCACCCGTACAACGGGATCGTTCATCTTTTTCAACTCCATCCTCGGGGCCATCCTTGGCCTATGCGTGAAGGCCTATCTCGGCGAATCTGCGGACTCCAATCTGCAGTCTCCCATTTTGACCATGTCCGTTTATCTCTTCGGCATGTGCATGATGATGCTTGCCGCCTATCTTAGCCGGAAGGTGGTTCCCAGGCAGGCCCTTCTCGGAAAAATGGTCACCGACGCCAACATGCAGACAGCAACCGTCGGCAGTATGGTCATAGGGGTTCTCATCACCTTTGCCGGCTACGTCCTGCCTAATGGTAACGGCACAGTTTTCAGCGCCCTCAATCAACTCAATCGCTTTGTACCGCTAGCGATCTTTCTAGGCGTTCTCAATACGATCCGCCGCAGCGGAGGAACTCGCAGTACCAATCTTCCAGTCCTGATCTCCGGCGCGTTCCTGGTGACGAACGGAATTCTTGGATACTCCAAAGAGACCATGATCGCGCCATTCGTATGTTGGCTACTGGCCGCAGCCTCGCAGCGTTTCAACATGTCCCGTTCGCAACTGGTCGGCGGCGCGATCGTTACATTCTTAATTTTTTATTACCTCGTTCCCTATTCACAGTACGGAAGGGTATTCAAAGAGGAGAGCGGTGCGGTGAACATTCAAACATCGCTCTCCCTCCTGACCAACATTGGAGAGGTTCGTAAGGATTATTTCGAGTCTGCGCAGGACGCCACGGATGAGCGAATTCAGGGCTGGTTTGATAATCCGGAAGGCTTCTTTGATCGTCTTCAAATGGTCTCCATTGATGATGCAATCATCAATCACACCAAGCTATTTGGCACCTTTGGCGGTTACCCTGTTATCCAAAGCTTTGAGAATGTCGTCCCGCACTTCATATGGCCCAATAAGCCGGCGCTCCTATCCGGAAACGTGTACGCCCATGAGGTCGGTCTGTTGGCTGAGGGGGACGAAAGTACCGGCGTCTCTTTCTCGTCTACTGCTATTGCCTATCACCTCTTGGGATGGTTTGGTGTTTTCTTGCTAGCGCCTGCCTTGTGGTTTCTCCTCTTCACCGTCTTCGATTCACTCTGCGGAGATACCCGCAAGTCTCCATGGGGTCTCATCGTCCTTGTGCTCTACAGCCATGCGGCGCCGGAAGGCGACATCAACCACATCATCTATATGATCTTTTTCTCCGCATTCGGCGTGATTTTTGCTGCAGTTATCGGTGCATATGTCACACCAATCGTTGGAACGTTCTTAATCGGTCCTGAAGGCATCATGTTGCGGACGGCCCCGCGCATTCGAAGCGTTCCCAGACCGCGACTCGTCGAGGAACCGTCCGAAGGTTGACGAGCTGGAGTGCCTCACCGCAACATAAAACCGCACCACAAGCCCCAATTTACTGACGTCAGTGATCCATCGAGCTCAACGGCCAGTACGGTTTTTGTACCCTGTCCCATACACTGGATACAGCATGAACAAACTGGTAGTCGGCAATCTCGTCCATCGTCCCCTGCGCTCTCTTATCAGCTGCCTCGCCATCGCCATCGAAGTCATCATGATCCTGTCCATCACTGCCATCCTCATGGGCAAGCTCGACGGTTTCAAGACTCGTCAAAACGGCATTGGCATGGACATGTTCGTCCGCCCCAGCACTATCAATAACTTCATTGGGATGAGTCCTGCCGGTGCCTCCATCAAGGTAGCCGACATCATCGCTCAGGTACCCCACGTCGTCGTCTCCGCCCCGGTCAACGTCCAGATCACCAGCTCGCTCGACAGCATCTACGGCATCGACTATAAGACCTTCAACGGTCTACTGCCCTTTACCTTCATCTCCGGTGGGCCCTTCCAACATCCCTTCGACATCATCCTCGACGACTATGCAGCGGCAGGCAAAAAAGTCGGCGACACCATTACAGTTCTCAATCATCCCTTCCGTATCTGCGGCATCGTCGAGCACGGCAAAGGTGGACGCAAGTTCCTGCCCATCGAAACCATGGGACAGATCACAGGAACTGAGGGCAAGGCGACGATGTTCTATCTCAGAACAGAAGATCAGCCTAAATATCAGGACGAGGTCCGCAAGGCTATCCTCGCAATCCCTGGCATGAGTGACTACAACGTAGCCACTGCCGAAGAATATTTGTCCTCCATCTCGCCCGATCGACTTCCGGGCTTCAACATTGGCCTCCGCGTTGTCATCGGGATCGCCGTCATCATCGGATTCCTCGTCATATTTCAATCGATGTACACGGCTGTCATGGAGCGCACCCGCGAGATCGGCATTCTGAAATCCATGGGTGCCTCGCGCGCCTACATCGTCGGAATTGTTCTCCGCGAGACCGGCGTACTTGCCGCGGTCGGCATTGCCGCGGGTGTCATCGCCAGCTTCGCCCTCAGTGCTGCGTTGGAGGCGCGCTTTCCAACGCTGGACTTCGTCATCAACGTGCCGTACGTCTGGAAAGCCATCCTGATCGCCTTCGTCGGAGCTCTTCTTGGCGCACTGTACCCGGCACTCAAGGCCGCCAGCAAAGACCCCATCGACGCCCTCTCATACGAATAGCAAGACTCAGGCAGAGACTGGGTCTTGCTCAATTCCACCGCGCTCCGGCAAGAATCGCTGCATCGCAAGCTCTACTGTCAGCGGCACGAGCGCCAGCGCGAACGGCAGGAAGATCCGAACCTCTTTGATCCTGCCGACCAGCAGCCATATCCCCATGAAGATCACCGCTCCGGCGAACACTGCCGCGTCAGCCGAATCCACCCGGTAGCGCCGTCGCATCAGCGTCACCGCAGTCCATCCAAGCGGCACCAGAAAAAGAAAAAAAGGCAGTTGCGTCGACGGCGCCTGCAGATTCAGGAACAGCTGCAACACCGGCGTTTCGCCATAGCTGGCGTGCGGAAAGACGCGTCGCATCAGGTCGTACTGGATTCCTCCCGCTAACGCCATTGCAACCAGGCTAGTCCCAGCCTGTAGTCCTCGTCCCAGCGCAAAGCCGCTCCCCAAACGTGTAAGGCAAACCAGCAAAATCCCGGCATGCAGCGCCACTGCAACGTCGGCGCGGACATAACCTTGCGCTACTGCGAGCAGCAGCATTCCACCGATAGCCGCCACCGCTACCGCTGAACGCGACAAAGGTAATCGCACCGTCAAAAGCATCAGCGCCATCGCGACTATTGCCGCTGTCGGCAGTGTCTCCGGCCGCTGATACCAGATCACCCAGCCAAGATAAAACTGAATCAGAATCAGAAAGCAGGCTGCCCCAAACCACTGAGCGGTCAGTCTAGCGCTCCGATACACCATCGAACGCCTGAAGACCCAGAACAGCACAAACACCGCAGTCAATCCAGAGAGCACATCCAACACAGTCAGCACATGCCCCAGCGCGAGATGACCATGGCGAGCCAGAAAGTAAGCTGAGTCAACCACGCCGATTCGATATTGGGCGGGCGCATTGGCCGTTCCCGCCACCACATCCATCAATGCGTTTGGATTCTGACGAAACTCCCGCCCATACTCCCGCGAGTCCAATACCCCAACCGATAAAACCATGATACATAGCAGAATGCTTGCTACTCTTCCCGGCCCCTGCTTCATCGGCTTTCGTCCCGCCTCCCGCTGCAAAGAATAGCATCGACGGCGCGTCTGCAATTCTTTGCGCCTTCGATATTATTTCTGTAATACCCTGAACTCTTACTGCAGACCTGCGTTTAACCGTCCGTACACATGAACCAGCAGCGCCCCAACTCGCCCCGAACTCTCCAGGCCATTGAAGCGGTCCTGCTCCTGCTCGCCTCTATCTTTTTCATTCTGCATGTCTTCCATCTCAACGCCGACTTTCCGAACCACTCTCCTTGGATGGACTGGGCCAAGTACACCGACGAGGGCTGGTACGGTGACGGAGCCATCCGTCACTTCCAGCGCGGCCACTGGTACGTCCCCGGCGACTTCAACCCAGCGGCCGCTCTCCCCGTCTGGCCCCTCCTCGAAGCTGCGCTCTTTCGCTTCACCGGCGTCAACCTCGTTGCTGCCCGCGCCCTCACAGTAGGCATCTTTGGATTGATTCTCGCGACGTCCTACCTCTTACTCCGCCGCTGGCAAAATCTCTCCACCCTAGATATCTCTGCCCCAGACCGAGACAAGAGAAAGGGCCAGACCACCCTTGCCCCCGCCATCGCCGTCCTCCTTCTCGCGGTCAGCCCGTTCTGTTATGTCTTCACCCGTCTGGCCATCCTGGAGCCGCTCCTCATCCTGCTCACTCTTCTTGCCCTTCTGGTTGCCTCCTACGTCACAGTGAGACAGGGAAGCTCAATCCCCATCAGAGGCCGCCTGAGACAAATGATCCCAATCCTCGCCTTGGGTCTAATCCTTCCCCTCATGGTCCTTACCAAGACCACCGCAGTCTTCCTCATCCCCGCAATCGCCTGGATACTGTGGGCTCGTGTCGAATACAGCATTCGCCCCTTCCTGGGCGTCGGCATTCCCATAATCGCTCTCGCCGCTGTTATCTGGCTTGCTTACTATGGTTTTGTCGTCCGTCCCCACTTCTTAGACGACTACCGCTACCTCTTCAGCGCCAATGGCTACACCGGAATGACCCCATCCACCGCTCTTAGCGTCCTAGGCGATACCATTGCCGACGGCCTGTGGATCGGCAATATCCTCTACCCACTCGGTCTCCTGGCTGCCGGTTCCGCCCTGTTCCTTCGACCCCGACTCCTGCGCAACCCTCTGATCCCTTCGCTTCTACTTTGGGCTGCGGGCTACGCCGTCTTTCTCGCCTATCACAACAACCTGCAGCCCCGGTACTACCTCGTTATCGCAATCCCTCTTACTCTCCTGATTCCCGTCGTCTTTTCAAGCCTTTGGGAACCTTTCACCCCCCGTCCAAGCAATTCGGTCCGAAACCCACTCCGCGGCCTCGTCGCCGCCAGCATCACAGTCGCCCTTACCGTTCTCACAGTCGCCGACGCCCGCCAGACGCTCCACTACGTCCGAAATCCCGACTACACCTTCACCACTGCTGCCGCCCAGATTCACCAGATCGTCGCTGCCGACCGCACGCACAATCCCCTCATCCTCTCCATCAGCGGCTCCAATCTGTCTCTCATGACCGGCCTCCCCTCAATCTGCGACGACTTCGGCACCATGGACCTCGCCGTCCGCGTCCAGGCCTACCATCCCGGCTGGTACGTCGCGTGGAACCAGGTCGACGACGACAAGATGGACGCCCTTGCCCCCATGTACCATCTCCAGCGCGTTGCCGCATTTCCCGCCATGGACGATCCCGAGCGCAACCTACTTATCCTCTATCGCCTCGATCCGGCCATCCCCGGCACGCCACCGCGCCGCCGACGCAAACCCGTCATCCCCCGCCTGCTCCAGACGAACTTCGGCCAGCAGCCCAGCCAAATTCAACTGGAACACTAACGAAAGGGCGGCAGGTGGGAACAACTAGGTTGCAGAGGAGTTCTTCCGAGCCAAAACGCAAGCTTCCTGTGTGTATAGATTCTTCAACATGTTTGAGCCGAACCATACTCGCCGTTCCGCTGCCAGCAAACCTCTGCCAAACAGTCTCTGCGGAGTTCCCGTCAACACCGCCTTGGCAACGGTACGCGGCAAGCCAAAAAAGAGTGCATGCAACACCCTCCCAAACGCAAATTGAGCCTTGAACCTCGTCTCTCCAAAGTTCGCATAGCGCGACAGATGCTGCTGGCGCTGGTAGAGTTGAGGCCGTTCAAATCCGGCCTCTTGCAAGGTTAAGTCCAGATCGACAGGGTTGGTCTTCCATGGATGTCCGGCGTCCAGATAGACAACATCCAGCGGATGTATCGTCTTTCTCTTCGCAGCCTCCTTCACCTTATTCAGAAACGGGCTGCCCTCCATTGCATCCATGGGGAGAGTCGAGATTAACGCCCCATGCGGCTGCAGAAGACCGGCAAGCGTGGTCAGAACCTCATTCGGCGTATAAAGATGCTCCAGGGTGTGATTGGACGAAACCAGATCAAACTCCTGTCCAAAACCCGCTATCAGGGCGTTCATATCTCCCTGAAGAAACCGAACATCGACCGCCCGCTTGCGCGCAGGAGGAATTTCGTCCTGATAGTCAAGCGCCGTAATCTTTGCTTCTGGAAGCACGGCGCGCAAAAACATCAATTCCGTTCCGTCAGCGCATCCAAGAACCAGGGCGCTCTTCGTTTCGAGCGGCACCAGGTTAGCCTCCCACGCATAGTCGTCGATCATCTCCGCGCGAACTGCCTGCGGTACTTGCGACTCATCCATAAGTCTGATCAGACGATCCATCTGCTCTGCCGTCAGTCGTGTCTCCTGGGGCTGAAGCCTGCGTACCGCAGTTGGCGTGGGAACACGGTTCCGCGAGGCTAATCCGTCGAAGATCGCTTTTCGCCCCAGTTCGTTCATTGCTTTGTCGGGGCCTATAAGAAAGGGATAGCGTTGCAAATAGGCCCGCATAGCTGGGTTTTCTATAGTCATCTGAAAAGCGTCGCTGCTATGGTCAATGATTTGCATAAACTCTCTTCAATTAAGGTCAACCTCCGACGAGGCAACTGGAACAATGTCGAGAACTTTCTCTCCATTGCGTAAGTAGCGCAGTGGTAACTATTCTTCCGTCATCACCTTGTATATCAGAAGCCCTCTCACTCCAAAAGACATACGATAAGAGCTAAAGAAAGAGTGCTTACCTTAAGTCCGCTCCGCCACAGAACTTAATCCCAATTTACGAAGAAACTTAGCTCCACCAACCTCAACGCCGAGGCTCCGGATTGCAACAGAAGCCGCCCACGCTATACTCTGCGTGATCATGCCTGAAGAGATAGAACTCCCCAACGAGGCTGATCCGCGCCGTTTCTACGAGCTGGATTCCTTGCGCGGAGTGGCCGCGCTCACGGTCGTCTTTCACCATTTCGCCCGAATCTGCCCGGAGCGCCTCACCCACCTGCTGATCCGCACGCCCCTGCGTCTGCTCATCGCTGGACATCAGGCTGTCATTCTCTTTTTCCTGCTCAGCGGTTTCGTCCTTACTCTCCCCTACAAAAAAAAGAACAGCCTAAGCTATGGCCTTTTTCTTCTCAAACGAGTCTGCCGCATCTACCTGCCCTATCTCGGAGCTTTGGCACTGGCGATCCTCTGTGACCTCAGCTTTCCCGGTCACGGCCTCTCCAATAATTACTGGATCAACTACACCTGGTCGCAGCCCGTCACCGCTCGCCTGACGCTTCAGCACATCCTCTTCCTTGGCAACTACAACTGGTTTCAGCTCAACCCCGCATTCTGGTCACTTGTCTACGAGATGCGGATCTCTCTGATATTCCCCTTTATCGCAGTTGCGGTTCTACGTCTCCGCAGCATCTGGCTCATTCTCTGTGCGGTTGCTCTCTCACTCGCTTTCTTTCCAGCCGCACTCCTCTTTTCCAATGTCCTCCACCTGAGCAGCCTCGACGCCGCGATCAATACCACGCGTACAGTCCACTACGCAGCCTTCTTCATCATCGGCTCGCTTTTGGCCAAGCATCTTCACACGGTCAATCGGTGGTACGCCCGCCTAAAACCTGTTCATGCAGCGATCCTCGCTCTCGTCGCCCTGGCGCTTTACGGTTTTTCTGAAGCCAGCAGCCTCGTTCAACGTCTTTCAATTCCGGAAGATCTGTTCGACTGGCCAGTAGCTGCAGGAGCCGTCATGCTGATCATCCTTGCGATGAATAGCCGACCCTTCCACAAATTTCTCACCAGCCGCACGATCCACTACCTCGGCGAACGCTCCTACAGCCTCTATCTCATCCACGGAACGATCCTCTTTTCCCTCATTCACACGCTCATGGGACGCGTTCGCCTGGACGTTCTTTTTCTGCTCTACCTCGCGATCACCCTCTCCGTCACAGAGATCTTCTATCGTTTCATCGAGCATCCCGCAATGCTCTTTGGCCGCCGCCTTACCGCGAATCGAAAGGCCCTCCCTCAACCGACACCGTTGCCTGTTGCATCGGTTCCACTAGCGTGAACTGCCTCTCCATCAGAACTCCCTGGCGATCTGCAATGCCAGACACCGTCGTGTAATCTAACAACGCCGCGCCCGGCCACAATCCTTCATGACCTCATTGATCGACCTCACCACGCGGAAGGCTCTGGAACTGATAAATCTCTCTCCCCCGGATGAACTCAGGCCGAGCGCGCAGCGCTCCCACCCCATACTCGCAGAGGACATGGAATGACCCTAGCTGCACTCCTGCACTTTATTGAGGCCCTTCTCTGGTGTGTCCTC is drawn from Edaphobacter lichenicola and contains these coding sequences:
- a CDS encoding transglutaminase-like domain-containing protein is translated as MLVKSEYDIQFNLSMPTPMMAMLHLHPSLDSQVKAGNDLKVERIDCETKTDIPVSEYYDVFGNRCTRFMAPFGAVRLSGNSVVEMEVTPDPINAHAQQAPVEKLPSEVLQFLLASRYCEVDHFGPISQDLFGHMTPGWTKASAIRDWVHQKVTFNYMTARSTKTALDVFAERVGVCRDYQHLAITLSRCQNIPARYVTGYLGDIRAPYSGAGDFSAWYEVFLDGRWMTMDARHNEPRIGRILMATGRDAADVALTTSFGNAVLTNFYVDSYEVLEDGTTVPSLPGTVPQAAVVTSANRSSAGAIQGFVE
- a CDS encoding helix-turn-helix domain-containing protein, which codes for MERFCDELRWERERRQVSIERICEETKVSSRHLLALEAGEYGALPGGVFRKGIVRSYLAALDLEEGPWIERFEKSLQESGATGPEVADWTEFAENVRRNRGGSESKSGMRWMGVAGMLTSLGVLGWVVWKFALHGHLLP
- the metK gene encoding methionine adenosyltransferase, which translates into the protein MATRDRFLFTSESVTEGHPDKIADQISDAILDACLAQDPYSRVACETLTCTGLVVIAGEITTKAYVDFQSLVRGTVAAIGYDNALYGFDSNTCAVISTINKQSGDIAMGVDTGGAGDQGMMFGYATNETPELMPTPISLAHKLAHKLSEVRKNGLMAYLRPDGKSQVTVEYDANHKPKRVDAVVISTQHAENVGNDELRADILKNVIQAVIPAELLDHDTKYHINPTGRFVVGGPMGDTGLTGRKIIVDTYGGMGRHGGGAFSGKDATKVDRSAAYMARYVAKNIVAAGLADRCEVQLAYAIGVAEPVSVLVDTFGTGKVDESKLEDLVRKNFSLTPKGIIEGLDLRKPIFKATAAYGHFGRKGDGFTWEKTDKAAALAEQAGVKQSASK
- a CDS encoding DUF3455 domain-containing protein, translated to MRSPIAILTLSTLSFCLASIAIAQTQTEPPSTQHPILTVAGKGIQIYICQQGPSGPEWVFQAPEANLIDASGNPAGTHSAGPAWNSKDGSSVKGVVLVKAASSDPNSIPWLLLRASGASGTGIMTKVEFIRRSDTHGGVAPASGCDAQHVNTSARVPYTATYTFYSTKP
- a CDS encoding bifunctional transcriptional activator/DNA repair enzyme AdaA, with protein sequence MTMTDTVKTSAGGAVPSYFPGKQWQQVLGRDTKADGQFVYAVKSTKVYCKPSCASRRPSRKNVTFFPTPALAEAAGYRACKRCEPERTEAKADPQAGAIAAVTEYLKDHAEERTRLADVAKATGVGRLTILRGFKRVLGVSPGQYAKEARLERFKTKVRDPKKVKAPITDAIYEAGFGSSSRLYEKSAASLGMTPRVMREGGAGLLIRYCTAPSPLGRMLVAMTERGICSIAFGKDDKELVTRLREQFSKAQLVVSKGNTGWLADAVAFVTSQLGEHPLAATFPMDVRATAFQQRVWKALQAIPRGETRSYSDVALQLGAPTASRAVAGACGANPIAIAVPCHRVVGKGGALTGYRWGVERKRRLLEAERA
- a CDS encoding ABC transporter permease, with the translated sequence MNKLVVGNLVHRPLRSLISCLAIAIEVIMILSITAILMGKLDGFKTRQNGIGMDMFVRPSTINNFIGMSPAGASIKVADIIAQVPHVVVSAPVNVQITSSLDSIYGIDYKTFNGLLPFTFISGGPFQHPFDIILDDYAAAGKKVGDTITVLNHPFRICGIVEHGKGGRKFLPIETMGQITGTEGKATMFYLRTEDQPKYQDEVRKAILAIPGMSDYNVATAEEYLSSISPDRLPGFNIGLRVVIGIAVIIGFLVIFQSMYTAVMERTREIGILKSMGASRAYIVGIVLRETGVLAAVGIAAGVIASFALSAALEARFPTLDFVINVPYVWKAILIAFVGALLGALYPALKAASKDPIDALSYE